In Anaerobranca gottschalkii DSM 13577, a single window of DNA contains:
- a CDS encoding flagellar basal body rod C-terminal domain-containing protein — protein MQSPIRQGALEGSNVDLGEQIAFLMMSQRALEASAKLVQTTDEMMAQANNLRR, from the coding sequence ATTCAAAGTCCAATTAGGCAGGGAGCTTTAGAAGGATCTAATGTAGATTTAGGAGAACAAATAGCATTTTTGATGATGAGTCAAAGGGCTTTAGAAGCTAGTGCTAAATTGGTTCAGACGACAGATGAAATGATGGCACAAGCCAATAATTTAAGAAGATAA